The sequence TAGTTTCTATATATTTATTTATAAATAATCCCAGAATAAATATTACACTAACTACACTTATCATTTTTTTTATAGACATGATTTTAAAACCATTCCTTTTCCATAAATTGTTTGTAAATTTTCTTTTATTATTGGAAATTTATTTTTTAACCTATTAATAAGTACATCTAGAGTTCGATTTTCAGGAAAATATAATTTTTGCCAAATATCTTGGAAAATCTTCTTTTTTTCTAAAATTTTTCCTTGGTTTAAAATCAAATATTTTAAAATTAAGAATTCTTTTTCTGAAATTTCAATTTTATTATTTTCCATGTAAATTTCCATTTCATTACAAATTAATTCTAAATTAAAATAGTTTATTGTTTCTCTATTATAAGAATATTTATTCCTAGCACCTGCTTTTAATCTACAATTTATCTCCATTACATTAAATGGTTTTTTTATATAATCATCTGCTCCTAATTCAAAAGCTTTTATAACATCTTTGTCTTCTATATTAGATGTTAAAATTAAAACATAAGGGTCTTTATAACAATTATTATTTTTTACTTCTTTAAGTACATCTAATCCACTTATTCCTGGTAAATTTATATCTAATATTAAAAATTGATATTCTTTCATTGATAATTCTCTTAAAGCACATTCTCCACTTGTAACTGAAGTTATACTATAGGAGTTATCAATTTTTTCTTCTAATAATCTCCTTGTTAATAAATTATCTTCAACTATTAGTATTTTCATATTTTAACTCCTCACTTAAAATATTTTCTAAAATTTTCAAAGTAAATTTTACTTTATAAAAATCTATATTATAATCTATTTTTTCGACTTTTTCTAAAAATATTCCCAAATCATAGGCTTCTATTGCTAAAATATTCCCTTTTATTTTATGAATAATCTTAGAAATTTTATATAATTCTTTATATTTTATCAAATTTTTTAATTTTTCCACGTCTTCTTTTAATTCTTTAAAAAATATTATTTTATTTTCAATTTTTAAATTATTTATATAAAAATCTATATTATAGTCAAGTAATTCTATATATTTTAATATTTTTTCAATTTTTATTGGCTTTTCTAAAAATTCATCTAAATAACTATCTAATCCATTATCACTTTTATTAGCTGACAATCCAATTATAATTTTTTTTATATATTTATTTTTTATCAATTTAGCTAATTCATATCCATTTTCTTCTTCTAAATTTATATCCATAAAAATAATATTACTATAATCTATATTTTTTTCTAACTCTAAATAATTCTTACAATGTATTGTTTCAACATTTAGATTATTTAAGTTTTCTTTCAAAAGTTGTCCATTTAATTCATTGTCTTCTACTAATAAAATACTTCTTTTTTTATATTTTTTATATAATTTCTTATTTAATTCTCTATAGCCATTATAAAAGTAATTATTTTTCCCATTATTTTCATCAATTATAATAATTTCTTTTTCTAAATTAAATTCATCTATTAATATATTCTTTTCTTCTTCATCATAAAAAAAATAACTTTCAATTTTATATTTATTTATATATAATCTTAAAAAATCTACTGGTTCTTTTTCTATTAAAAATATTTCTTTTTTTCTATTAAATTTAATTTCTGTAGGAATCCTTATAGTAAAGAAAGATCCATTTTTATATGAATTTTCTAAAAATATATCCCCCTCTAACAAATTAATATACTTTTTAGAAATTGCTAAACCCAATCCACTTCCTTCTTTTTTTCTATTTCCAACTTGATAAAATTCTTTAAAAATATTTTCTCTTTCATTTTCTGGAATTCCAATTCCTGTATCTTTAATATTAAAAATTATTTTCTCTTTTTCACAAAAACATTCTATTCGAATTTCTCCTTTTTCTGTAAATTTTAAACTATTATTAATTAAATTTATCAAAACTTGCTTCAATTTAATTTTATCTGAATAAATTTCTTTTATTTCTAAATCTAAATAAATTAAAAATTTTATATTTCTATTAATTAAAGGAATAAATATAAGATATATCTCCTGTAAAAAATCTCTCAAATTTATTTTATCTATATTTATTTCTATTTTCTTTTTTTTATATTCAGATATTAATAAAACATCATTTATTACATTTGTTAAATATTCAGCTGATTTTTCAACTATTTTTAATAATTTTCCTTTTTCACTTTCCTCTTTTTTTAATAATTCCACAGAAGCTATTATACTGTTTAAAGGTGTTTTCATATCATGAGACATACTTGCAATAAAATCACTTTTTACTCGACTACTTTCCTCAGCTTCTCTTTTTAAAATATTCCATCTCCATAAAATTCCTATTAAAACTACTATTCCTAAAAATAAAATTATAAAAATCATATAAATAACAGTTACTCTATCAATAAAAAAATAATTTTTATTCATATTAAAAAAAGTTATTTTCTCTTTTATATTTTTATATTTTAAAGAATATTCATTTACTTTTTCTCCATTTAAATAAATTTTATCATTTTTTAAATTTTCTTTTATATTTTTATTTTCTATTAAATTTTTTCCAATGTCATAATAATTTTCTATATAAATACCTGTAAAATCATTATCCTTAGAAAGATTATAAGCATATATTGGAACATTAATTTCATTAAAATATCTTTTTAATTTCCATTGACTAGTAAGATTATCTATTAAAATACAATTTCCATCTCCCATTAATTTAAATAAATCTTTTAAATACATAGATTTACTTGAAAAAGATTCAAAATCTATGGGATAAAATCGTTTTTTTAACTCTACTAGCTCTTTTAAAGATATATCCGGTATATAAATTTTTTGTATATTTTTTTGTATTTTTAAGATTATCCCTATAAAATTTTCAATACCTTTTTGATCTTTATCAATATAAATAATTTCTTTAAGTCCTTTAAATTTTTTAAAAAATATTTGAGAACTTTTTGATTTTTTCCCTTCTAAAAAAATAATTCTATTAAAATTTATATTTTCATATTTAATATTATAAATTTCATTTAAATTTTTTAAATATTGATTACTATTTTTTTTAGGTTCATTTATATATTCTATATAAATATTTTGATCTGGATTTTTATTTTCTAAAATCCCAGTTAAAATATTATTTGTACTTATATTATTTTGATAAAAATCAGAAATAATTAATATGGATTCCTTTCCATATATCAAAATATTTATAAAAAAGTAAATTACTAAACATATTTTTTTCAATTTTCCTCCAAAATATATCATTTTATTTAACAATGAAACAAATAGTTTAATTTAATTAATTCTGTTTACATTTCATTTACAATCTATATTGTATCATTAATCTATAAAAGTTAAAAGGAGTTGATGGTACTTTGGAAACCAACACTAATACTATAAGTTCAAAAATATTTTCTTTTTTCAAAGCACAAAAAGAAAAACCTATTACAAAATCTACAGAAGAAATTGACGATACTTACAAAAAAATGAGACTTCAAATGATTGCAACAACTTTTACCAGTTACGTAGTTTTTTATATAACTAGAAAAAACTTTAGTTATGCAATGCCTATAATGATGAAAGATTTAGGATTTACCGCTACAGATTTTGGAGTAATGTCCACTTTATTTTATATAATTTACGGTTTATCTAAATTTTCAAGTGGAATTTTAACTGATAAAGCTAACTGTAGAGCTATGACAGGACCAGCTCTTATAATTATCGGTTTTATAAATTTAATATTTGGAAATAGTTCTAGTATCCCAGTATTTATATCTTTATATTGCTTAAACGCTTTATTTCAAGGTTCTGGATTTCCACCAATGGCTAAAACACTTGCCAATTGGTTTTCAAAAAAAGAAAGAGGTACCTGGTGGTCAATATGGAATGCATCTCATAATGTTGGTGGTGCTTTAGCCCCTATTATAACTTCTTATGCTATAACTATGACTAATAACTGGAGATGGGGATTTTATATTCCAGGAATAATTTCTATTATAATGGGAATTATTGCTCTTATTACTATGAGAGATACTCCTCGTTCAGAAGGTTTACCTTCCATTGGAGAATGGAGACATGATGATAAGGAAATGGCTCAAGTTAAAGCTAGTCCTAAAAATTTATCTACAAAGAAAATTTTTGTTCAGTATATTTTAAAAAATCCATTTGTATGGTTAGCTATTTGTGGAGATTTAGGAATTTATGTTATCAGAACTGCTATAAACGATTGGACTTCAATTTATTATGTTAATACTTTAGGATGGGACTTATTAA is a genomic window of Cetobacterium ceti containing:
- a CDS encoding MFS transporter, with amino-acid sequence METNTNTISSKIFSFFKAQKEKPITKSTEEIDDTYKKMRLQMIATTFTSYVVFYITRKNFSYAMPIMMKDLGFTATDFGVMSTLFYIIYGLSKFSSGILTDKANCRAMTGPALIIIGFINLIFGNSSSIPVFISLYCLNALFQGSGFPPMAKTLANWFSKKERGTWWSIWNASHNVGGALAPIITSYAITMTNNWRWGFYIPGIISIIMGIIALITMRDTPRSEGLPSIGEWRHDDKEMAQVKASPKNLSTKKIFVQYILKNPFVWLAICGDLGIYVIRTAINDWTSIYYVNTLGWDLLKANSLSSWFEIGGILGGLTAGILSDSIFKGNRWKTNLFYAVLLVISLLFLPIFAENNFLMSSIIFFIIGAALYGPQMLYAIGLIEIVHKDGVGAVTGLKGLITYIGAAMAGLPVALIKNHYSWSGVYILLIVFSGLIIITLLPLIFKDNKKCKLNEKTA
- a CDS encoding response regulator transcription factor, which encodes MKILIVEDNLLTRRLLEEKIDNSYSITSVTSGECALRELSMKEYQFLILDINLPGISGLDVLKEVKNNNCYKDPYVLILTSNIEDKDVIKAFELGADDYIKKPFNVMEINCRLKAGARNKYSYNRETINYFNLELICNEMEIYMENNKIEISEKEFLILKYLILNQGKILEKKKIFQDIWQKLYFPENRTLDVLINRLKNKFPIIKENLQTIYGKGMVLKSCL
- a CDS encoding ATP-binding response regulator is translated as MKKICLVIYFFINILIYGKESILIISDFYQNNISTNNILTGILENKNPDQNIYIEYINEPKKNSNQYLKNLNEIYNIKYENINFNRIIFLEGKKSKSSQIFFKKFKGLKEIIYIDKDQKGIENFIGIILKIQKNIQKIYIPDISLKELVELKKRFYPIDFESFSSKSMYLKDLFKLMGDGNCILIDNLTSQWKLKRYFNEINVPIYAYNLSKDNDFTGIYIENYYDIGKNLIENKNIKENLKNDKIYLNGEKVNEYSLKYKNIKEKITFFNMNKNYFFIDRVTVIYMIFIILFLGIVVLIGILWRWNILKREAEESSRVKSDFIASMSHDMKTPLNSIIASVELLKKEESEKGKLLKIVEKSAEYLTNVINDVLLISEYKKKKIEINIDKINLRDFLQEIYLIFIPLINRNIKFLIYLDLEIKEIYSDKIKLKQVLINLINNSLKFTEKGEIRIECFCEKEKIIFNIKDTGIGIPENERENIFKEFYQVGNRKKEGSGLGLAISKKYINLLEGDIFLENSYKNGSFFTIRIPTEIKFNRKKEIFLIEKEPVDFLRLYINKYKIESYFFYDEEEKNILIDEFNLEKEIIIIDENNGKNNYFYNGYRELNKKLYKKYKKRSILLVEDNELNGQLLKENLNNLNVETIHCKNYLELEKNIDYSNIIFMDINLEEENGYELAKLIKNKYIKKIIIGLSANKSDNGLDSYLDEFLEKPIKIEKILKYIELLDYNIDFYINNLKIENKIIFFKELKEDVEKLKNLIKYKELYKISKIIHKIKGNILAIEAYDLGIFLEKVEKIDYNIDFYKVKFTLKILENILSEELKYENTNS